A stretch of Candidatus Sphingomonas phytovorans DNA encodes these proteins:
- a CDS encoding TrbI/VirB10 family protein, whose product MGISSSADRGDPRIGAEGESSVRPVVALPPSGMPWWIFAIGLGLVAVILFSVLDMRRRSLTAPIIKPRFDDNLGGAAPQPAPLYIPPAPPAPVAVETPAPPPPPPPSPPRMQPPQIVYVPQPMAQPPVNMEPPARARATADPALVLDTTTGDAGAVAAADGAPAAAGDGGGTALATRARASVMRHRPTTVPQGTLIPAVLETALDSTRPGLARALIQRDVRGFDGSRVLIQRGSRLIGEYRADLQPGQNRAMVMWTRLVRPDGVTIALGSPAADPLGRVGIKGKVNTHFFERFSSAILQSALDVGVNLASRIGNSNSPVIVALPNTLQNATGGLTQAQQIQPTLKVKQGTAISVFVARDLDFTSVETKR is encoded by the coding sequence ATGGGGATATCATCCTCTGCCGATCGCGGCGATCCCCGGATCGGCGCCGAGGGGGAATCCAGCGTTCGACCGGTGGTCGCGTTGCCGCCGTCGGGCATGCCCTGGTGGATATTCGCGATCGGTCTCGGCCTTGTCGCGGTGATCCTGTTCAGCGTTCTCGACATGCGGCGACGGTCGCTGACGGCGCCGATCATCAAGCCACGCTTCGACGACAATCTCGGTGGTGCCGCCCCGCAGCCGGCACCGCTCTACATACCGCCGGCGCCACCCGCGCCGGTCGCGGTCGAGACCCCGGCACCACCGCCGCCGCCACCACCATCGCCGCCGCGCATGCAGCCGCCGCAGATCGTCTACGTGCCGCAACCGATGGCGCAGCCACCGGTCAATATGGAGCCGCCGGCACGGGCGCGTGCCACCGCGGATCCGGCACTGGTCCTCGATACGACGACGGGCGATGCCGGGGCTGTCGCTGCCGCCGACGGCGCGCCGGCTGCTGCCGGAGACGGCGGCGGTACCGCACTCGCCACGCGTGCCCGCGCGAGCGTGATGCGGCATCGCCCGACCACCGTGCCGCAGGGCACGCTGATCCCCGCCGTGCTGGAGACGGCGCTCGATTCGACCAGGCCAGGCCTTGCCCGCGCGCTCATTCAACGCGACGTGCGCGGCTTCGACGGCAGCAGGGTATTGATCCAGCGCGGCAGCCGGCTGATCGGCGAGTATCGCGCCGATCTCCAGCCCGGCCAGAATCGCGCGATGGTGATGTGGACCCGCCTCGTCCGCCCGGATGGCGTGACCATCGCGCTGGGGTCGCCCGCCGCCGACCCGCTCGGACGCGTCGGGATCAAGGGCAAGGTCAATACCCATTTCTTCGAGCGTTTCAGCTCGGCGATCCTGCAATCGGCGCTCGATGTGGGGGTCAATCTCGCCTCGCGCATCGGCAATTCGAACTCGCCGGTGATCGTCGCGCTGCCGAACACCTTGCAGAACGCGACCGGGGGATTGACCCAGGCCCAGCAGATCCAGCCGACCCTGAAAGTGAAGCAGGGCACCGCGATCAGCGTGTTCGTGGCGCGCGACCTGGATTTCACC
- a CDS encoding TrbG/VirB9 family P-type conjugative transfer protein: protein MRFAAFLLALLLPVAVTAQIRPTPGPGDPRVQSVLYDTNQVVQLQVATGYQLSVEFAPDERVENVAIGDSGAWQVTPNKRGDHLFIKAVQSGVTTNLTVVTDARTYVFDLLPLYGPLPDMAYTVRFTYPAPAVASIATATPAKQPGRYKLGGSRAIRPTEIDDDGEKTYIVWPPDRPLPAIFAIDEKGREMLVDGAMRDGQYVIDSIKPKLLFRLDKDLASAVRVIPRAKR, encoded by the coding sequence TTGAGGTTTGCGGCGTTCCTGCTTGCCCTGCTCCTGCCGGTGGCGGTCACGGCCCAGATACGGCCTACGCCGGGCCCGGGCGATCCGCGAGTCCAGTCGGTGCTCTACGACACCAACCAGGTCGTGCAATTGCAGGTCGCGACGGGCTATCAGCTCAGTGTGGAATTCGCGCCGGACGAGCGGGTCGAGAATGTCGCGATCGGCGACAGCGGCGCGTGGCAGGTCACACCCAACAAGCGCGGCGATCACCTGTTCATCAAGGCGGTGCAATCAGGCGTCACCACCAACCTGACCGTGGTGACCGACGCCCGCACCTATGTGTTCGATCTGCTGCCCTTGTACGGACCGTTGCCGGACATGGCCTATACGGTGCGCTTCACCTACCCAGCGCCCGCCGTCGCGAGCATCGCGACGGCCACGCCAGCTAAGCAGCCCGGCCGCTACAAGCTCGGCGGGTCGCGTGCGATCCGACCGACCGAAATCGATGACGATGGCGAGAAAACCTATATCGTCTGGCCGCCGGACAGGCCGCTGCCGGCGATCTTCGCGATCGACGAGAAGGGGCGGGAGATGCTGGTCGACGGCGCGATGCGCGACGGCCAGTATGTGATCGACAGCATCAAGCCGAAGCTGTTGTTCCGTCTCGACAAGGATCTGGCGAGCGCGGTGCGCGTGATCCCAAGGGCGAAGCGCTGA
- a CDS encoding VirB8/TrbF family protein, translated as MKKTSRESLDAYYREAESWASDRQDLLRASRRTAWIVAAAAGTVAVCEAIALIVLMPLKTVEPYTLLVDRHTGFVEALKPLDANRIAPDKALTQSFLVQYVIARESFDIAELQANYRKTTLWSADPAKADYVSSVQVSNPASPLARYPRTTVVSTRVKSVSPLGGNSTLVRFDTQRQDAGGHAQPVQSWVAVIRYRFSGEPMTREDRFVNPLGFQVTGYRRDAEDVSPPEPAPAAATDSSTTTTTTTTTQAPVQNGVPAAAPPAFPVPQRAPNRPARPEVEL; from the coding sequence ATGAAGAAGACTTCACGAGAATCGCTCGACGCCTATTATCGTGAGGCGGAAAGCTGGGCGAGCGACCGGCAGGATCTGCTGCGTGCCTCGCGCCGTACCGCGTGGATCGTCGCGGCGGCTGCCGGCACGGTCGCGGTGTGCGAAGCGATCGCGCTGATCGTGCTGATGCCGCTCAAGACGGTCGAGCCCTATACGTTGCTGGTCGATCGCCACACCGGCTTCGTCGAAGCACTGAAGCCGCTCGACGCCAATCGGATCGCGCCGGACAAGGCGCTGACCCAGTCCTTCCTGGTGCAATATGTCATCGCGCGTGAAAGCTTCGATATCGCGGAGCTTCAGGCCAATTACCGCAAGACCACCCTGTGGTCGGCCGATCCCGCCAAGGCCGACTATGTATCGAGCGTCCAGGTGTCCAACCCGGCCAGCCCGCTCGCCCGTTATCCGCGGACGACCGTCGTGAGCACCCGGGTGAAGAGCGTGTCGCCGCTGGGTGGCAATTCGACCCTCGTCCGGTTCGACACGCAGCGCCAGGATGCCGGTGGCCATGCCCAGCCGGTCCAGTCATGGGTCGCGGTGATCCGCTACCGCTTCTCGGGCGAGCCGATGACCCGCGAGGATCGTTTCGTGAACCCGCTCGGCTTCCAGGTCACCGGCTATCGCCGCGATGCCGAGGATGTGTCGCCGCCGGAGCCGGCGCCGGCCGCGGCGACCGATTCGTCCACGACGACAACGACGACGACCACCACGCAGGCGCCGGTGCAGAACGGTGTCCCGGCGGCGGCTCCGCCCGCCTTTCCGGTTCCCCAGCGCGCGCCGAACCGTCCAGCGCGGCCGGAGGTCGAGCTTTGA
- a CDS encoding type IV secretion system protein, producing MACPSISPGGAFLAGVLNYVDCQVQAIGENGYQALTAPGSTVAVLLTGLLTIFVALFGYRMILGQVPGARDGVLALVKIGVVLALATSWPAFRTLAYNVAMHGPAELAASIGGSAGLPGSGGGLVGRLQGIDNGLSELQRIGTGKPADAEEIVGPTQPLTPQQQQQQYQRLQQLQQKPRWDPTRDATMLSQARTLYLTGAIASFASVRVVAGLLLALGPLFALFLLFDATRGLFEGWVRGIAGAALGALSTAIVLGVELALMEPWLLQILELRRQNIPTPSVPTELLALTLVFALTLLAALIATARVAQGFRMPVAWRGTVSRWAEILRDQAPRPALAGTQQHEIADPRTRAHSVADAVAASQRREAGVAPPPPAQLSHRGTTQAVSRDIPVAAPVPLGQSYRRRTRGRVSVGASRRDRNA from the coding sequence ATGGCATGCCCATCGATCTCTCCCGGCGGCGCCTTCCTTGCCGGCGTGCTGAACTATGTCGATTGCCAGGTCCAGGCGATCGGGGAGAATGGCTATCAGGCCCTGACCGCGCCGGGCTCGACCGTCGCGGTGCTGCTGACCGGGCTGCTGACCATCTTCGTCGCGCTGTTCGGCTATCGCATGATCCTGGGGCAGGTGCCCGGTGCGCGCGACGGCGTGCTGGCGCTGGTCAAGATCGGCGTGGTGCTGGCGCTGGCGACGAGCTGGCCCGCTTTCCGCACGCTTGCCTATAATGTCGCGATGCACGGGCCGGCCGAACTGGCGGCGAGCATTGGCGGTTCAGCCGGGCTGCCCGGGTCGGGCGGTGGCCTGGTCGGGCGGCTCCAGGGGATCGACAATGGCCTGTCGGAGCTTCAGCGGATCGGCACCGGCAAGCCGGCCGACGCCGAGGAGATCGTCGGGCCGACCCAGCCGCTGACGCCGCAGCAACAGCAGCAGCAATATCAGCGGCTGCAGCAATTGCAGCAAAAGCCGCGCTGGGACCCGACCCGCGACGCGACCATGCTCAGCCAGGCGCGGACCCTGTACCTGACCGGCGCGATCGCGTCGTTCGCGTCGGTGCGGGTGGTCGCCGGGCTGCTCCTCGCGCTCGGGCCACTGTTTGCTTTGTTCCTGCTGTTCGATGCGACACGGGGCCTGTTCGAGGGCTGGGTGCGCGGAATCGCCGGGGCGGCGCTAGGCGCATTGTCGACGGCGATCGTGCTGGGCGTCGAACTGGCGCTGATGGAGCCATGGCTCCTCCAGATCCTGGAACTGCGTCGCCAGAACATCCCGACGCCATCGGTGCCGACCGAGCTGCTCGCGCTGACCCTGGTGTTCGCGCTGACCCTGCTCGCGGCGCTGATCGCAACCGCGCGCGTTGCGCAGGGGTTCCGCATGCCGGTCGCGTGGCGCGGCACGGTGTCGCGCTGGGCCGAGATATTGCGCGATCAGGCTCCACGGCCTGCGCTGGCCGGCACCCAGCAGCACGAGATCGCCGACCCGCGCACCCGCGCTCATTCGGTGGCCGACGCGGTCGCCGCCAGCCAGCGGCGCGAGGCCGGCGTGGCGCCGCCGCCCCCCGCGCAGCTTTCTCATCGGGGGACGACCCAGGCCGTGTCGCGTGATATTCCGGTGGCGGCACCGGTGCCGCTGGGCCAAAGCTATCGGCGCCGCACGCGCGGACGCGTATCGGTCGGCGCGTCCCGGCGGGACAGGAACGCATGA
- a CDS encoding VirB4 family type IV secretion/conjugal transfer ATPase gives MQLLPPLTSDRRAVAREKFAGSHLPYARHVDDHTIETRDGLLMQFIHLRGLLFETADTDEINYRKVLRDAMLQAIGSSRFALYHHVIRRQAEVELPAKFPDEFSGQLDAAWRARLATKQLYVNDLFVTLIRRPLQGRVGIADRVRGIFGRATTTSEAASANELRQLDGARDALLAQLGSYAPRLLGAYETRQGMCSEPLEFLSALYNGEMRPVLMPMQDAGSYIPYRRVSFGEETVELGPAGNTARGFVGLVSIKDYPAQTAPGMLDELLRLPFELTVSQSFGFVDRQAALGKMNLALRRMRSAEDEAVSLRGELSNAKDEVAAGRAGFGEHHMTIAVRGDTPAAVDAGVAEVQASLADLGIIAVREEIALEPAFWAQFPGNFKYIARRGLISTGNFAGFASSHNFPLGRAEGNHWGDAVTLLETTAAGPYYFNFHQGDLGNFTVIGPSGSGKTVVLNFLLAQARKFHPRVIFFDKDRGAELFIRAIGGRYDLLRPGEASGLNPLQIEDNPGNRQFLIDWVAQLAGGADIDDMAKIRDAVDANFAQPREHRRLRHFAELFRGGHRPHAADLWARLRPWWGEGERAWLFDNEEDLTDLSAEAVGFDMTAILDDPAVRTPAMMYLFHRVEERLDGTAAIIVVDEGWKALDDEVFVRRIKDWEKTIRKRNGIVGFATQSAQDALESKIASAIIEQAATQIFMTNPKARAADYVDGFGLTPHEYEIVRTLPDDAHCFLIKHGTDSVVARLNLSGERDILTILSGRERTVRLLDEIRAESGDDPQSWIPRLLERV, from the coding sequence ATGCAACTCCTACCGCCCCTGACATCCGACCGGCGGGCGGTCGCCCGCGAAAAATTCGCGGGATCCCATCTTCCATACGCGCGGCACGTCGACGATCATACGATCGAGACGCGCGATGGACTGCTCATGCAGTTCATCCATCTGCGCGGCCTGTTGTTCGAGACGGCCGACACCGACGAGATCAACTATCGCAAGGTGCTTCGCGACGCGATGCTGCAGGCGATCGGATCGTCGCGCTTCGCGCTGTATCACCATGTCATCCGTCGCCAGGCGGAGGTGGAGCTGCCGGCAAAATTCCCGGATGAATTCTCCGGGCAACTCGATGCTGCGTGGCGGGCGCGGCTGGCGACCAAGCAGCTTTACGTCAACGACCTGTTCGTGACGCTGATCCGGCGGCCATTGCAGGGGCGCGTCGGCATCGCCGATCGGGTGCGCGGCATATTCGGACGCGCGACCACCACGTCGGAGGCGGCGTCAGCCAATGAGCTGCGCCAGCTCGACGGTGCGCGCGATGCGTTGCTGGCGCAACTCGGCAGCTACGCGCCGCGACTGCTTGGTGCCTATGAAACCAGGCAGGGCATGTGCTCGGAGCCGCTCGAATTCCTGTCAGCGCTCTACAATGGCGAGATGCGGCCGGTGCTGATGCCGATGCAGGATGCCGGCAGCTATATCCCCTATCGCCGAGTCAGTTTCGGCGAGGAGACGGTGGAGCTTGGTCCGGCGGGCAACACCGCGCGCGGCTTTGTCGGGCTGGTCTCGATCAAGGATTATCCGGCGCAGACCGCGCCGGGCATGCTCGACGAATTGCTGCGGCTGCCCTTCGAACTGACCGTGTCGCAGTCGTTCGGTTTCGTCGACCGGCAGGCGGCGCTTGGCAAGATGAACCTGGCGCTCCGGCGCATGCGTTCCGCCGAGGACGAGGCGGTGAGCCTGCGCGGCGAACTGTCGAACGCGAAGGATGAGGTCGCCGCCGGCCGCGCCGGGTTCGGCGAACATCACATGACGATCGCGGTGCGCGGCGACACGCCCGCCGCGGTCGATGCCGGCGTGGCCGAGGTACAGGCATCTCTCGCGGATCTCGGTATCATCGCCGTGCGCGAGGAGATTGCGCTGGAGCCGGCCTTCTGGGCCCAGTTTCCGGGCAACTTCAAATATATCGCGCGGCGCGGGCTGATCTCGACCGGCAATTTCGCGGGATTCGCCAGCAGCCATAATTTCCCGCTCGGGCGTGCGGAGGGCAATCACTGGGGCGATGCGGTGACGCTGCTCGAGACGACGGCGGCGGGACCCTATTATTTCAACTTCCACCAGGGCGATCTGGGCAATTTCACTGTGATCGGACCATCGGGCTCGGGCAAGACGGTGGTGCTCAACTTCCTGCTCGCCCAGGCGCGAAAGTTCCATCCGCGCGTGATCTTCTTCGACAAGGATCGCGGCGCGGAACTGTTCATCCGCGCGATCGGCGGACGGTACGATCTGTTGCGTCCGGGCGAGGCGTCCGGCCTCAACCCGCTTCAGATCGAGGACAATCCGGGCAACCGCCAGTTCCTGATCGACTGGGTCGCGCAACTCGCCGGCGGCGCCGACATCGACGACATGGCGAAGATCAGGGACGCGGTCGACGCGAACTTCGCCCAGCCGCGCGAGCATCGGCGACTTCGCCATTTCGCCGAGCTGTTTCGCGGGGGGCATCGCCCGCATGCTGCCGATCTCTGGGCGCGACTGAGGCCCTGGTGGGGCGAGGGCGAGCGGGCCTGGCTGTTCGACAATGAGGAGGATCTGACCGATCTCTCCGCCGAGGCAGTCGGGTTCGACATGACCGCGATCCTCGACGATCCGGCGGTGCGGACCCCAGCGATGATGTACCTCTTCCACCGCGTCGAGGAACGGCTCGACGGGACGGCGGCGATCATCGTCGTCGACGAGGGATGGAAGGCGCTCGACGACGAGGTGTTCGTCCGCCGCATCAAGGATTGGGAGAAGACGATCCGGAAAAGGAACGGCATCGTCGGCTTCGCGACCCAGAGCGCGCAGGACGCGCTGGAAAGCAAGATCGCCAGCGCGATCATCGAGCAGGCAGCGACCCAGATCTTCATGACCAATCCGAAGGCGCGGGCAGCCGATTATGTCGACGGTTTCGGCCTGACGCCGCACGAATATGAGATCGTACGGACCTTGCCCGACGACGCGCACTGTTTCCTGATCAAGCATGGCACCGACAGCGTCGTGGCGCGGCTCAACCTGTCGGGCGAGCGCGATATCCTGACGATCCTGTCGGGCCGCGAGCGCACGGTGCGACTGCTCGACGAGATCCGCGCCGAGAGCGGGGACGATCCGCAGAGCTGGATCCCGCGCCTGCTGGAGCGTGTCTGA
- a CDS encoding type IV secretion system protein VirB3, with amino-acid sequence MNGLERDPLFVALTRPQMFAGVTYSYFVFNAVIATELFLIFHAFWVLGVALIVHLVGVVLCVREPRIFDLWLTRLGRCPRVRNHKIWRCNSYRP; translated from the coding sequence ATGAACGGGCTGGAGCGGGACCCGCTGTTCGTCGCGCTCACCCGGCCGCAGATGTTCGCCGGGGTTACCTACAGCTATTTCGTGTTCAACGCGGTCATCGCGACCGAGCTGTTCCTGATTTTCCACGCCTTCTGGGTGCTTGGGGTCGCGCTGATCGTCCATCTCGTCGGGGTGGTGCTGTGCGTGCGGGAGCCGCGCATCTTCGACTTGTGGCTGACGCGCCTTGGTCGCTGCCCGCGTGTGCGCAACCATAAGATCTGGCGATGCAACTCCTACCGCCCCTGA
- a CDS encoding TrbC/VirB2 family protein, producing MYGLNGKKIRGGGWLAAAWATIQSSAALAQDTLADPQGSGAIVSAVRWLQGTLLGTVATVVAVIAVASVGFLMLTGRINWRYGATVILGCFILFGAASIVAGIQSTASAGY from the coding sequence ATGTACGGGTTGAACGGCAAGAAAATACGCGGCGGTGGCTGGTTGGCTGCTGCCTGGGCGACGATCCAATCCAGTGCTGCCCTTGCGCAGGACACACTTGCCGATCCGCAAGGCTCGGGCGCGATCGTTTCTGCCGTGCGGTGGCTTCAGGGCACTTTGCTCGGTACGGTCGCGACGGTCGTCGCCGTGATAGCGGTTGCCTCGGTCGGTTTCCTGATGCTGACCGGCCGGATCAACTGGCGCTACGGCGCGACGGTGATCCTGGGGTGCTTCATCCTGTTCGGGGCGGCAAGCATCGTGGCCGGCATCCAGTCCACCGCCAGCGCCGGATACTGA
- a CDS encoding nucleotidyltransferase family protein, whose translation MLRCTGPIPRSGSSTIRLKASPEFALVCASIARPQSDERTARIVALAATGMDWGCVERIAARHRVAGLVREGLTHAGLPAPRGIANRAHQTTLSALKNAGEALRLQNLLEETGIEPLFLKGSALAIRAYGSIAVRDSIDIDMVVAPADVARAWTVLDQAGYRMTAPSRPLPPGALRTYQTISKDSVHVHSERRVRVELHWRLSDAAGEAGMPPVSDHRMVEVPGSGALRTLADPALFTYLCVHGSGHAWARLKWLADIAALLGTSEDGGAGLWAAAQAGGAARPAASAIMLANAAFGTPLPPGFVPPRSLRLALLNRLALRVMAAGGGARELADTPWNSVVEPSATLLTLSRWRDAWSHVRRVAIPAEDVVLLRLPAGLSGLYPLLRLPLWIWKRSPWSPRKRTA comes from the coding sequence ATGCTACGCTGTACCGGCCCCATTCCACGATCAGGCAGCAGCACCATTCGCCTCAAGGCATCCCCTGAATTCGCGCTCGTCTGCGCCAGTATCGCCCGACCGCAGTCGGACGAGCGCACCGCGCGGATCGTCGCCCTGGCCGCCACCGGCATGGATTGGGGATGCGTCGAACGGATCGCCGCCCGGCACCGCGTGGCAGGACTTGTCCGCGAGGGATTGACCCATGCCGGGCTCCCGGCGCCACGCGGCATCGCCAACCGCGCTCACCAGACGACCCTATCGGCGCTCAAGAATGCGGGAGAGGCGCTTCGCCTTCAAAACCTGCTGGAGGAAACAGGGATCGAGCCGCTTTTCCTGAAGGGCTCGGCGCTTGCCATCCGCGCTTATGGGTCGATCGCGGTACGCGATTCGATCGATATCGATATGGTCGTGGCCCCCGCCGACGTCGCCCGGGCGTGGACCGTGCTCGATCAGGCCGGCTACAGGATGACCGCACCGTCGCGACCTCTCCCGCCCGGCGCGCTCAGAACCTATCAGACGATCTCCAAGGACAGCGTGCACGTCCATTCCGAACGCCGGGTAAGGGTGGAATTGCACTGGCGGCTTTCCGATGCTGCGGGCGAAGCGGGTATGCCGCCCGTGAGCGATCATCGAATGGTCGAGGTTCCCGGCTCCGGCGCGCTTCGGACGCTCGCCGATCCGGCGTTGTTCACCTATCTGTGCGTCCACGGTTCAGGCCACGCCTGGGCCCGGCTGAAATGGCTGGCCGACATCGCCGCCCTGCTTGGCACCAGCGAGGATGGCGGCGCCGGCCTCTGGGCAGCGGCGCAGGCCGGCGGCGCGGCGCGGCCCGCCGCATCGGCGATCATGCTCGCCAACGCAGCGTTCGGAACACCCCTCCCCCCCGGTTTCGTCCCGCCGCGATCCCTCCGGCTGGCGCTGCTCAACCGGCTGGCACTGCGGGTGATGGCTGCCGGCGGCGGCGCCCGGGAATTGGCTGACACGCCGTGGAATTCGGTGGTCGAACCAAGTGCGACGCTACTGACCCTGTCGCGCTGGCGCGATGCCTGGTCGCACGTCCGGCGCGTGGCGATCCCGGCTGAAGACGTGGTGCTGCTTCGCCTGCCCGCCGGATTGAGCGGACTCTACCCTCTGCTGCGCCTGCCGCTCTGGATCTGGAAGCGATCGCCCTGGTCGCCGCGAAAACGGACTGCCTGA
- a CDS encoding MFS transporter: MAESTMPEIADAAATRVGRYRWVICGLLFAATAINYVDRQMIGVLKAPISHDLGWDETDFATVIIWFQAAYALGYVTFGWFIDRIGARIGYSVAFVIWTLGHTLCGFAGTAAQFSAARFVLGVGESGNFPAGIKAVSEWFPARERALATGIFNAGANIGAIVTPVVVPFIVVTLGLGWRMAFIITGAASLVWLVAWIAIYRRPREQPRVSAAELAHIESDPADPVEKIGWLRLIRYRETWAYALGKFLIDPIWWLFLFWTPDFLAKTYHLDLKSFGPPLIVIYLISDLGSVAGGWSSSTMMKRGVSANVARKLTMLACAFLVMPIFFAQYVDNLWLAVGIVGLATAAHQAFSANLYTIPSDMFPRGAVGSVVGIGGTVGAVGGMGMAWFTGYILQTTGSYTLIFAVAGSVYLVAVGVVHLLSPRLARVK; encoded by the coding sequence ATGGCTGAATCGACGATGCCGGAGATCGCCGACGCGGCGGCGACCCGGGTGGGCCGGTATCGCTGGGTGATCTGCGGGCTGCTCTTTGCCGCCACCGCGATCAACTATGTCGACCGTCAGATGATCGGTGTGCTCAAGGCGCCGATTTCCCACGATCTCGGGTGGGACGAGACGGATTTCGCCACCGTGATCATCTGGTTCCAGGCGGCATATGCGCTCGGATATGTCACATTCGGCTGGTTCATCGACAGGATCGGCGCGCGCATCGGCTATTCGGTCGCCTTCGTCATCTGGACGCTTGGCCATACCCTCTGCGGTTTCGCCGGCACCGCCGCGCAATTCTCCGCGGCGCGCTTCGTGCTCGGCGTCGGCGAATCGGGGAATTTCCCCGCCGGCATCAAGGCAGTGTCGGAATGGTTCCCCGCCAGGGAGCGGGCGCTCGCCACTGGCATCTTCAATGCCGGCGCGAATATCGGCGCGATCGTGACGCCGGTGGTCGTGCCCTTCATCGTGGTAACGCTCGGGCTCGGCTGGCGGATGGCCTTCATCATCACCGGCGCGGCAAGCCTGGTCTGGCTGGTCGCGTGGATCGCGATCTATCGCCGCCCGCGCGAGCAGCCGCGCGTGTCGGCGGCGGAACTCGCCCATATCGAGAGCGACCCGGCTGATCCGGTCGAGAAGATCGGTTGGCTGCGCCTGATACGCTACCGCGAGACCTGGGCCTATGCGCTGGGCAAATTCCTGATCGACCCGATCTGGTGGCTTTTCCTGTTCTGGACGCCGGATTTCCTCGCCAAGACCTATCATCTCGATCTCAAGAGCTTCGGTCCACCGTTGATCGTGATTTATCTCATCTCCGACCTCGGCAGCGTCGCCGGCGGCTGGTCATCCTCGACGATGATGAAGCGCGGCGTTTCCGCGAACGTCGCGCGCAAGCTGACCATGCTTGCCTGCGCCTTCCTGGTGATGCCGATCTTCTTTGCTCAATATGTCGACAATCTGTGGCTTGCGGTCGGCATTGTCGGGCTCGCTACCGCAGCGCACCAGGCTTTTTCGGCGAACCTCTACACCATCCCCTCGGACATGTTCCCGCGTGGGGCGGTAGGGTCGGTCGTCGGGATCGGCGGCACGGTCGGCGCTGTCGGGGGCATGGGGATGGCCTGGTTCACCGGGTACATCCTGCAGACCACGGGCAGTTATACGCTGATCTTCGCGGTGGCCGGCAGCGTCTATCTGGTCGCCGTCGGCGTGGTGCATCTGCTGTCGCCGAGGCTCGCCCGCGTGAAGTGA
- a CDS encoding 2-keto-4-pentenoate hydratase → MDSTDFAHEVGHIAQSFVDARRAGRSLPDYPGTVPVALADGYAVQDAAIALNEAEIGGWKVGRINPPIDGVDRLAGPIFTRQIVAASAEPVAMSVFLGGFAAAEAEFLLRVGATPPVGKIQFTHAEAAALIDAVHVGIEIASSPLAAINDLGAAVTISDFGNNNGLVIGAAIPDWRSADIDAWPLSVAIDGAVIGSGKAADMLDGPIGAARFLFELMAERGIALRPGQWISSGAVTGVHAVRIGDRIEARFAADLIVECVIKAS, encoded by the coding sequence GTGGATTCCACCGATTTCGCCCATGAAGTGGGGCACATTGCGCAATCTTTCGTCGATGCGCGCCGCGCCGGGCGGTCCTTGCCGGACTATCCGGGAACCGTGCCGGTCGCGCTCGCCGATGGTTATGCGGTGCAGGATGCCGCGATCGCGCTGAACGAGGCGGAGATCGGCGGCTGGAAGGTCGGCCGGATCAACCCGCCGATCGACGGCGTCGACCGGCTCGCCGGGCCGATCTTCACGCGCCAGATCGTCGCAGCTAGCGCGGAGCCCGTTGCAATGTCTGTGTTCCTCGGCGGCTTCGCCGCCGCGGAGGCCGAATTCCTGTTGCGTGTCGGCGCGACACCCCCGGTCGGGAAGATCCAATTCACCCATGCGGAAGCGGCGGCGTTGATCGACGCGGTGCATGTCGGGATCGAGATCGCCAGTTCGCCGCTGGCGGCGATCAACGATCTCGGTGCGGCGGTGACGATTTCCGATTTCGGCAACAATAACGGCCTCGTCATAGGGGCTGCCATTCCTGACTGGCGGAGCGCGGACATCGATGCCTGGCCGCTATCGGTCGCGATCGACGGCGCGGTCATCGGCAGCGGCAAGGCGGCGGACATGCTCGACGGACCGATCGGGGCGGCACGCTTCCTGTTCGAGCTGATGGCGGAGCGGGGCATCGCGCTCAGGCCCGGACAATGGATTTCCAGTGGCGCGGTAACCGGGGTACACGCTGTCAGGATCGGGGACCGGATCGAGGCGCGCTTCGCCGCGGACCTGATCGTGGAGTGCGTGATAAAGGCATCATAA